In Hymenobacter volaticus, the genomic window AAAGGCGGCGGTTGGGGCGTGGCCGATTGGTCGGACGATGGCAAGCAGATGATTCTGGCTAACTACAAATCCATTAATGAAAGTGAGCTGTACCGGTTCGACGTGGCTGCGCGAAAGATGGAACGTCTGCATCCCACGCCTACGCCAGTAGCCTACAGTGGGGTAAACTTCACCAAGGATGGCAAAGGCCTGTTCCTGACTTCCGACGAAGGCACTGAGTTTCAAACCCTGCGCTATTATGATCTAGCGACGGGCAAGCAGACCCCGCTCACGGCCGCTATCAATTGGGACGTGGAAGGCACGGACCTCAGCAAAGACGGTAGCAAGCTCGTTTTCTCCACCAACGAAGGCGGTTATTACAAGCTCTATGTGCTCGACACCAAAACCCGGCAGTACCAGCCGGTCCCCAACATTCCGAAAGGCGTTATCGGCAATTTCAAGCTCAACGACGACAATCAACAGTTAGCTGTCAGCTTCGGCACGCCTACCACTAGCTCCGATGTGTACGTGGTGAACCTCGCTACGCAAGCCCTCACGCGCTGGACCACCAGTGAGGTAGGGGGCTGAATCCGGCTAGCTTCGTGGAGCCTGAACTGATTCAATATCCGACGTTCGATGAAGTGAACGGCAAGCCCCGCATGATTCCGGCTTTCGTGTACCGTCCTCGCAATGCCAATGGCAAGACGCCGGTGCTGCTTAGCATCCATGGCGGACCCGAAGGGCAGTCGTTGCCCAATTTCAGCCCGCTCATCAACCTTCTGGTAAACGAACTAGGCGTTGCGGTGGTGGTACCCAACGTGCGCGGCTCCAGCGGCTACGGCAAAACCTACCTCAAGCTCGACAACGGCCCTAAGCGCGAAGAATCGGTGCGCGACATCGGCGCGCTGCTCGACTGGATTGCCAAGCAGCCCGACCTAGACGCTACCCGGGTAGGCGTATACGGCGGTTCCTACGGCGGCTACATGAGCCTGGCCACCATGACCAACTACAACGCCCGCATGCGCTGCGGCGTCGATTTGTTCGGTATCAGCAACTTCACCACGTTCCTCAAAAACACCAGTTCCTACCGCGCCGATTTGCGCCGGGTGGAGTACGGCGACGAGCGGGATCCGGCCATGCAAGCGGTATTCGAGCAGATTTCGCCCATCAACAAGATCAAGAACATCACCAAGCCCATGTTGGTGTACCAAGGCAAAAACGACCCACGCGTACCCCTCACCGAGTCCGAGCAAATGGTAGACGGGCTGAAGAAACAAGGCAACAAAGTTTGGTACATCATGGCCCAAGACGAAGGCCACAGCCTCGCCAAAAAAGCCAACCGTGACTACACCTACGGTGCCATGATGCTGTTCCTGCGCGATAACCTGGTGAATCTGGTGAAGTAATTGAAGTTGTCAAAGTCAGACGAAGAAGCTAAGAACCAGGAAGCTAGTCTTCCTAATCATCTGAGGAAGGGCTCTTGCTAGTTGATCATCCGCATGCTGGCATTGCCACCCTGTTGTCATCCTGAGCCGAGGCATCCGGCGTGCTGATACTAGAGTAGTATTGTCATGCTGAGCGAAGCCGAAGCATCTCGCTCAAATCGTTGGGTTAGCTCTACAACGTCAGCACGCGAGATGCTTCGGCTGCGCTCAGCATGACGTTCTCCTTACAAAATTGTTTTGCCATGGTTCAACTACACCTAACCCCACGCATCCAGGGCGCGAAACAAGCTTTAACTGTGGAGTTTCCAAGCCTCACCGTACTATTCCTCCTTAACAAGATGCCAGTTGTTGCGTAGGGCAAAAACTAAAGCACATTATTTTGCCTGCATGACAAGAAATTTCCTTTCGCATTTAGTAACCTCCGGCTGCCTGAGTACACTTTTACTAATTGGCGGCGCAGCTTCCGCGCAACAAAACCCATTCAGCGGCGACAAACGCACTGCCATTAAAGAAGCGGACTTAAAACGCGACTTATTCGCCATTGGGGGTAACCATTTCCGGGGGCGCGAGGGCGGCACGCTCGATGAACTCCGGGCCTCGATGTGGATAGCCGAGCAACTGCGCGCTAGCGGCCTGCAACCCGCTGGCGACGATGGGACGTACTTTCAATTCTTTCATATTCAGCGGACACGTCTCACCAAAGGCAGCACCCTGCGCATCGGTACTCATCAACTCACCCACGGTCAGGACGCCATGATTCTGGCTCCCGGTATTGCTACCGTAAATGCGCCGCTGGTGTATGTGGGTACAGGTACCGCCGCCGAAATGGCCGGCGTCGATGTTAAAGGAAAAGCCATAGCCATTCTTTTCTCGGGTACTGGTCCGGCCGAGCTAAGCTACCGGCGCTTCCTGACCGGCGTCATGCGCGACCGTTCCGCGGAGTTAGTGAAAGCCGGCGCCGTAGCGGTGGTGTTCATATCAGATGCGCGCGCCCAAGATTACTACGAGCGGTGGACAACCGGCTACGAGCGGGGTCGTTATGATTTGCCCGGCGGCCCCAACGTGCAAGTTGTAGCCCAGGCTCCTACCATTTGGCTGCCCGCTGCTGCGCTGTCGTGGGTGCGACAGCCCGGCCAGCAACTCACGGCCACCCTCAACGTGGAAAGCTTCAGCTACCCGTCCGTCAATATCGTAGCTAAAGTGCCTGGCACCGATTCCAAGCTGAAAGCAGAGAACGTGCTGTTCAGCACCCACCAAGACCACGACGGCGTGCGCAAAGTTGTAGCCGGCGACTCCATCTGGAATGGCGCCGACGATAACGCCACGGGTTGCGCTGCGTTGCTGGCCATCGGCCGGGCATTCGTGCAGAAACCCGGCCGGCGCACGGCGCTGTTTGTGTATCACGGGGCCGAAGAGCGAGGCTTATTAGGTTCGCGCTACTATGCGGCCAATCCCACCGCGCCCAAAGAGTCGATAGTAGCCGT contains:
- a CDS encoding TolB family protein, producing MKKYVLSISLLAAFSASTWAQDNRKEIGNLVVDGIPALPADLLERVDQYQNVRGASFADWDRDGNGLFISTRFAEVPQIHHVAAPGADRRQITFFKEPLGAVQVAPDKKQNGFLYSRDIGGNENYQIYFFDLGTGQSRLLTDGKSRNNLQGWNEAGTQLAFTSNQRNGTDLDLYSLDFKSNAKPTMLAELKGGGWGVADWSDDGKQMILANYKSINESELYRFDVAARKMERLHPTPTPVAYSGVNFTKDGKGLFLTSDEGTEFQTLRYYDLATGKQTPLTAAINWDVEGTDLSKDGSKLVFSTNEGGYYKLYVLDTKTRQYQPVPNIPKGVIGNFKLNDDNQQLAVSFGTPTTSSDVYVVNLATQALTRWTTSEVGG
- a CDS encoding alpha/beta hydrolase family protein; translated protein: MEPELIQYPTFDEVNGKPRMIPAFVYRPRNANGKTPVLLSIHGGPEGQSLPNFSPLINLLVNELGVAVVVPNVRGSSGYGKTYLKLDNGPKREESVRDIGALLDWIAKQPDLDATRVGVYGGSYGGYMSLATMTNYNARMRCGVDLFGISNFTTFLKNTSSYRADLRRVEYGDERDPAMQAVFEQISPINKIKNITKPMLVYQGKNDPRVPLTESEQMVDGLKKQGNKVWYIMAQDEGHSLAKKANRDYTYGAMMLFLRDNLVNLVK
- a CDS encoding M28 family peptidase, translated to MTRNFLSHLVTSGCLSTLLLIGGAASAQQNPFSGDKRTAIKEADLKRDLFAIGGNHFRGREGGTLDELRASMWIAEQLRASGLQPAGDDGTYFQFFHIQRTRLTKGSTLRIGTHQLTHGQDAMILAPGIATVNAPLVYVGTGTAAEMAGVDVKGKAIAILFSGTGPAELSYRRFLTGVMRDRSAELVKAGAVAVVFISDARAQDYYERWTTGYERGRYDLPGGPNVQVVAQAPTIWLPAAALSWVRQPGQQLTATLNVESFSYPSVNIVAKVPGTDSKLKAENVLFSTHQDHDGVRKVVAGDSIWNGADDNATGCAALLAIGRAFVQKPGRRTALFVYHGAEERGLLGSRYYAANPTAPKESIVAVLNAEMIGRNAPDSAALLGSQPPHRNSKNLVATALAANQASPKFKLDTLWDKPTHPEGWYFRSDHLSYARLNIPSICYTTLLHKDYHTPKDEPEGINIAKLAGVTRWIYLTGWAVANQNERPPVDPGFKLER